A genomic segment from bacterium encodes:
- a CDS encoding aldehyde dehydrogenase family protein encodes MSTSSVHRDAGPRVVVDVNPADTTDVLAEVRQATAADVEPAVARAKAAFAKWRDVPAPERGRVLARAAAITRARADDLARLLTREEGKIVSEARGEIIRGAVLFEWFAGEGFRMGGRTRPSEMPSTLLFTLRQPLGVVAVITPWNFPWAEPVWKAGPALVAGNAVILKPATLTPLLAEEYAKILGEAGLPEHVLQVLPGSGGEVGDALVDHPDVKAVSFTGSTAIGSDVYARAARRLAKVTCEMGGKNAVVVMPDADLDVAAAGVASGAFGSTGQRCTATSLCVAHRDIVRDLTERIVASAKKMRLGNGLEKDVDMGPLVDAHQLESVLGYIDGARREGLRVATGGRRATEGACERGYFVEPTVFVDVPAGARIAREEVFGPVLSMITVGSLDEALAVTNGVTYGLSSSIYARDSSAIMRFVDRVEVGMVHVNSPTVGGEAQVPFGGIKWSGVGGREMAEEGLEFYTELKTVFFDYTGKPRESKIY; translated from the coding sequence ATGAGTACTTCCAGCGTGCACCGCGACGCCGGACCCCGCGTCGTGGTCGACGTCAACCCGGCCGACACGACCGATGTGCTGGCCGAAGTTCGGCAGGCGACCGCCGCCGACGTGGAACCGGCCGTCGCCCGCGCGAAGGCCGCCTTCGCGAAGTGGCGCGACGTGCCGGCCCCCGAGCGCGGCCGCGTGCTCGCGCGGGCCGCGGCGATCACCCGGGCGCGCGCCGATGACCTGGCCCGGCTGCTGACGCGTGAGGAGGGCAAGATCGTCTCCGAAGCGCGCGGCGAGATCATCCGCGGCGCCGTGCTCTTTGAATGGTTCGCCGGCGAGGGGTTCCGCATGGGCGGGCGTACCCGCCCGTCCGAGATGCCGTCGACGCTGCTGTTCACGCTGCGCCAGCCTCTCGGCGTTGTCGCGGTCATCACGCCGTGGAACTTCCCCTGGGCGGAGCCGGTGTGGAAGGCCGGGCCGGCGCTCGTGGCCGGGAATGCCGTCATCCTCAAACCCGCGACGCTCACGCCGCTGCTCGCCGAAGAGTACGCGAAAATCTTGGGTGAAGCCGGCCTGCCGGAGCACGTGCTCCAGGTCTTGCCGGGCAGCGGCGGGGAGGTCGGAGACGCGCTCGTCGACCATCCGGACGTCAAAGCGGTGTCGTTCACGGGGTCGACCGCGATCGGCAGCGACGTCTACGCGCGGGCCGCGCGCCGCCTCGCGAAGGTCACCTGCGAGATGGGCGGCAAGAACGCCGTCGTCGTGATGCCGGATGCGGACCTCGACGTCGCCGCGGCCGGCGTCGCCTCGGGGGCGTTCGGCAGCACCGGACAGCGGTGCACCGCGACCAGCCTGTGCGTGGCGCACCGCGATATCGTGCGGGACCTCACCGAGCGGATCGTCGCCTCCGCCAAGAAGATGCGGCTCGGCAACGGGTTGGAGAAGGACGTCGACATGGGACCGCTCGTCGACGCGCACCAACTCGAGAGTGTGCTGGGGTACATCGACGGGGCGCGGCGCGAGGGGTTGCGCGTCGCCACCGGCGGCCGGCGCGCGACCGAGGGCGCGTGCGAGCGCGGGTACTTCGTCGAGCCGACGGTGTTCGTCGATGTTCCGGCCGGCGCGCGGATCGCGCGGGAGGAGGTCTTCGGCCCCGTCCTCTCGATGATCACGGTCGGCTCGCTTGACGAGGCCCTCGCCGTGACCAACGGCGTGACGTACGGCCTCTCTTCGTCCATCTACGCGCGCGACTCATCGGCCATCATGCGCTTCGTGGACCGCGTCGAGGTCGGCATGGTCCACGTGAACTCTCCGACGGTCGGCGGCGAGGCGCAGGTGCCGTTCGGCGGCATCAAGTGGAGCGGCGTCGGCGGCCGTGAGATGGCCGAGGAAGGTCTCGAGTTCTACACCGAGCTGAAAACGGTGTTTTTCGACTACACGGGCAAGCCGCGGGAGTCCAAGATTTACTAA
- a CDS encoding ArgE/DapE family deacylase translates to MPSEGSAAAERALDAVLAAIDDAYTLNLARRLVRIPSVYRPGDPRGNEAEAAAFVAEELRRLDLVVRVEDAAPGRPNVIADLPGTASGPLLIFEGHTDVVTEGDAAAWTVPPFGGELRDGRLYGRGSADMKAGVAAAVGAVRALRSAGARLPGTVRLAIVADEEGMMLGIKAFIRNGWADGARGAIICEPEENAMCLVQKGGVRALARFRGRMAHGAMPKSGRNPIPAAAAFVREAGALEARYISRHGRHALLGEPSVTPTLLRAGEPAQLNVMHAEALVGLDIRTIPGQDHAAICADLTAAARAAAAATTGCGAEFEVIEERPWTETDPAAPIAVAVANACRRVQGRPPRIAGVPGATDGTFLHARAHVPIVTIGPGDVTIPHQVDEFVRVAEIAEACRIYAAAACYFFGGEWPVR, encoded by the coding sequence GTGCCGAGCGAGGGGAGCGCCGCCGCGGAACGGGCGCTCGACGCCGTGCTGGCGGCGATCGACGACGCGTACACGCTGAATCTCGCGCGCCGTCTCGTCCGCATCCCCAGCGTCTACCGGCCCGGCGACCCGCGCGGCAATGAGGCGGAGGCCGCCGCCTTCGTCGCCGAGGAGCTGCGCCGGCTCGATCTCGTCGTCCGGGTCGAAGACGCGGCGCCCGGCCGGCCGAACGTCATCGCCGACCTGCCGGGCACGGCGTCCGGGCCCCTGCTCATATTCGAAGGCCATACCGACGTTGTGACCGAGGGCGACGCCGCCGCGTGGACCGTCCCGCCGTTCGGCGGGGAGCTCCGCGACGGACGGCTGTACGGCCGCGGCTCCGCCGACATGAAGGCCGGGGTCGCCGCCGCGGTCGGCGCCGTGCGTGCGCTGCGCAGCGCCGGCGCGCGCCTTCCCGGGACGGTCCGGCTCGCGATCGTCGCCGACGAAGAAGGCATGATGCTCGGCATCAAGGCGTTCATTCGCAACGGCTGGGCGGACGGCGCGCGCGGCGCGATTATCTGCGAGCCCGAGGAGAACGCGATGTGCCTCGTGCAGAAGGGCGGGGTGCGCGCGCTCGCGCGGTTCCGCGGGCGCATGGCGCACGGCGCGATGCCGAAGAGCGGCCGCAACCCGATTCCGGCGGCGGCGGCGTTCGTGCGCGAAGCCGGCGCCCTCGAGGCGCGCTACATCTCGCGCCACGGCCGCCACGCGCTCCTCGGCGAGCCGAGCGTGACGCCGACCCTGCTGCGCGCCGGCGAGCCGGCGCAGCTCAACGTCATGCACGCCGAGGCGCTCGTGGGCCTCGACATTCGGACGATCCCCGGACAGGACCACGCGGCGATCTGCGCGGATCTTACCGCGGCGGCGCGGGCGGCGGCCGCCGCGACCACGGGGTGCGGCGCCGAGTTCGAGGTCATCGAAGAGCGGCCCTGGACCGAGACCGACCCCGCCGCACCGATCGCGGTCGCCGTCGCGAACGCCTGCCGGCGCGTGCAGGGCCGGCCGCCGCGCATCGCCGGCGTGCCCGGCGCCACCGACGGCACATTCCTGCACGCGCGGGCGCACGTCCCGATCGTGACCATCGGGCCCGGCGACGTCACGATTCCGCATCAGGTCGACGAGTTTGTCCGCGTCGCCGAGATCGCCGAGGCGTGCCGCATCTACGCTGCGGCGGCGTGCTATTTCTTCGGAGGCGAATGGCCGGTCCGCTGA
- a CDS encoding energy-coupling factor transporter ATPase produces the protein MAGPLIVCEDLHFSYAAAPESGAPAAPSRPGEVLRGVSLRIDAGEYVAIVGPNGSGKSTFARHLNALLRPTAGRVLVAGLDTGDPVHTRAIRGAVGMVFQHPESQMVATIVEEDVAFGPENLGVPHDELRLRVREALELVGMWHARERPPHLLSAGQKQRVAIASVLAMRPACVVLDEATSMLDPEGREAVAAIVGELRRRGTAVVAITHLMNEAARADRIVVLAEGAILLDGPPRRVFARADLLREIGLDLPPVTAVALRVRAHVPGFPIDVLSVDEFAAAVAARAGGRS, from the coding sequence ATGGCCGGTCCGCTGATCGTTTGCGAGGACCTGCACTTCTCGTACGCGGCCGCCCCGGAGTCCGGCGCGCCGGCGGCGCCCTCCCGGCCCGGCGAGGTTCTGCGCGGCGTCTCGCTGCGGATCGACGCCGGCGAGTACGTGGCGATCGTCGGCCCGAACGGCTCCGGCAAGTCGACGTTCGCCCGGCACCTGAACGCGCTCTTGCGACCGACGGCCGGCCGCGTACTGGTCGCGGGGCTCGACACGGGTGATCCGGTCCACACCCGGGCGATCCGCGGCGCCGTCGGCATGGTCTTCCAGCACCCCGAAAGCCAGATGGTCGCGACGATCGTCGAGGAAGACGTCGCCTTCGGTCCCGAAAATCTCGGCGTGCCGCACGACGAGCTGCGCCTCCGGGTGCGCGAGGCGCTCGAGCTGGTGGGGATGTGGCACGCCCGCGAGCGCCCTCCGCACCTTCTGTCCGCGGGGCAAAAGCAGCGGGTCGCGATCGCGTCGGTGCTGGCGATGCGGCCGGCGTGCGTCGTGCTGGATGAAGCGACGTCGATGCTCGATCCTGAGGGCCGGGAGGCCGTCGCCGCGATCGTCGGCGAGCTGCGCCGGCGGGGAACCGCGGTCGTCGCGATCACGCACCTGATGAACGAGGCCGCCCGCGCCGACCGCATCGTCGTGCTGGCTGAGGGCGCCATCCTGCTGGATGGGCCGCCGCGCCGGGTCTTCGCCCGTGCCGATCTTCTTCGCGAGATCGGCCTCGATCTGCCGCCCGTGACCGCCGTCGCGCTGCGCGTGCGCGCGCACGTACCGGGGTTCCCGATCGACGTGCTCTCCGTCGACGAGTTCGCCGCGGCCGTGGCCGCGCGCGCGGGCGGCCGGTCGTGA
- a CDS encoding energy-coupling factor transporter ATPase, which translates to MSAGAPIIEVAGLWHTYMVGTPFEHTALRGVSVEVRAGEVVGILGRTGSGKSTLIQYLNGLFRPARGRVVVDGHDLANPRTDLRRIRQQVGLVFQDPETQMFEPLVGDDVAYGPRQLGLGADEIRARVRWAMDAVGLPFERFKDRYTFSLSGGEMRKAALAGVLAIRPRVLVLDEPTSGLDPGARAELRYRIEELRAREGLTLVLVSHDMEEVARLSDRLYILKDGAVAEAGSPREVFGDPARLAALGLLPPEPVRVVQRLRALGLPVAGDALTVEEAGDAVAALLGARV; encoded by the coding sequence GTGAGCGCGGGCGCCCCGATCATCGAGGTCGCCGGCCTGTGGCACACCTACATGGTGGGCACGCCGTTTGAGCACACGGCGCTGCGAGGCGTCAGCGTCGAGGTGCGCGCCGGGGAGGTGGTCGGCATCCTCGGCCGGACCGGCTCGGGCAAGTCCACCCTGATCCAGTACCTCAACGGCCTGTTCCGCCCGGCGCGCGGCCGCGTCGTCGTCGACGGGCACGACCTCGCGAACCCGCGCACCGATCTGCGGCGCATCCGCCAGCAGGTCGGTCTCGTGTTCCAGGATCCGGAGACCCAGATGTTCGAGCCGCTCGTCGGCGACGATGTCGCCTACGGGCCGCGGCAGCTGGGTCTCGGGGCGGACGAGATCCGCGCCCGCGTGCGGTGGGCGATGGACGCGGTGGGGCTGCCGTTCGAGCGGTTCAAGGATCGGTACACCTTCTCGCTGAGCGGCGGCGAGATGCGCAAGGCCGCCCTCGCCGGCGTGCTTGCGATCCGGCCGCGCGTGCTCGTCTTGGACGAGCCGACCTCGGGCCTCGACCCGGGGGCGCGCGCGGAGCTGCGGTACCGCATCGAGGAGCTGCGGGCCCGCGAAGGCCTCACGCTCGTCCTGGTCTCGCACGACATGGAAGAGGTGGCGCGCCTCAGCGACCGTCTGTACATCCTGAAGGATGGGGCGGTCGCGGAGGCGGGCTCGCCGCGCGAGGTGTTCGGCGACCCGGCGCGCCTCGCGGCCCTTGGCCTGCTGCCGCCGGAGCCGGTGCGGGTCGTCCAGCGCCTGCGCGCCCTCGGCCTGCCGGTCGCCGGCGACGCGCTGACGGTCGAAGAGGCGGGCGATGCGGTGGCGGCGCTGCTCGGGGCGCGCGTATGA
- a CDS encoding energy-coupling factor transporter transmembrane component T, giving the protein MSEFELLRNITLGQYLPTGSYLHRMDPRAKIVATFLFLGAVSFTPTYAGNAVLMAACLGIVTAGRIPMRYALRGLLPALPLLVILAVMQLLFFGRGFAPSSPVVFQWGWIVVTAAVVRLVVVSAVRFVELLLVTSVFTLSTTTTELTHGIESLLRPLRRFRVPGHELALVVTIAIRFVPTLALEAERLMKAQASRGGRIGGNRWQFVERTRQMLPILVPLFTFALRRGEELIVAMEARAYTGGAGRTTYTVLGGSALDWLVPTAAFIFLVAMLRVPFAK; this is encoded by the coding sequence ATGAGCGAGTTCGAGCTGCTGCGCAACATCACGCTCGGCCAGTACCTGCCGACCGGTTCGTACCTGCACCGGATGGACCCGCGCGCGAAGATTGTCGCGACGTTTCTCTTCCTTGGAGCCGTCAGCTTCACTCCGACCTACGCAGGCAATGCCGTACTCATGGCGGCATGCCTCGGGATCGTCACGGCCGGGCGCATCCCGATGCGTTATGCGCTTCGCGGTCTCCTCCCGGCGTTGCCATTGCTGGTAATCCTCGCAGTCATGCAGTTGTTGTTCTTCGGACGAGGGTTTGCGCCGTCGAGCCCGGTGGTGTTTCAGTGGGGCTGGATCGTTGTCACCGCGGCAGTCGTCCGCCTGGTGGTCGTCTCCGCAGTCCGATTCGTGGAGCTACTGCTAGTAACGAGCGTGTTCACGCTCAGCACCACGACCACCGAGCTCACGCATGGGATCGAAAGCCTGCTGCGGCCGCTGCGGCGGTTCCGGGTGCCGGGACACGAACTTGCGCTCGTGGTGACGATTGCGATCCGCTTCGTGCCCACGCTCGCGCTGGAGGCCGAACGGCTGATGAAGGCGCAGGCATCCCGCGGGGGCCGTATCGGCGGGAACCGCTGGCAGTTCGTGGAGCGCACCCGGCAGATGCTGCCCATTCTCGTTCCACTGTTTACGTTCGCGCTGCGCCGTGGTGAGGAGTTGATCGTCGCGATGGAGGCGCGCGCGTACACCGGCGGCGCCGGGCGCACGACATACACGGTGCTCGGTGGATCCGCTCTCGACTGGCTGGTGCCCACCGCCGCGTTCATCTTCCTCGTTGCTATGCTGCGCGTGCCGTTCGCGAAATAG
- a CDS encoding ECF transporter S component, with the protein MQGQGGLSTRGIVISAVLAAIAIFLGATRLGFIPVPTAAGSATIMHVPAIIGAILEGPVVGAIIGTIFGLYSFFFATIPLFKDPIVAIVPRIFIGIFAAWAYMAFRRSGEVTAITVAAIVGTATNTVLVLGFGVLRHYIPTKAAVVVAVTHGIPEIIVAVIISLAVLLGWKRVQRPEARARV; encoded by the coding sequence ATGCAGGGTCAGGGGGGACTCTCGACGCGAGGCATCGTGATTTCCGCGGTGCTTGCCGCGATTGCGATCTTCCTCGGTGCCACGCGTCTCGGTTTCATCCCGGTGCCGACCGCGGCAGGAAGCGCGACGATCATGCATGTTCCGGCGATCATCGGCGCGATCCTGGAAGGCCCGGTAGTCGGCGCAATCATCGGTACGATCTTTGGACTTTACAGTTTCTTCTTCGCTACGATCCCGCTGTTCAAGGATCCCATCGTTGCTATCGTGCCGCGAATTTTCATCGGCATCTTCGCGGCGTGGGCCTACATGGCGTTTCGGCGGTCCGGCGAAGTGACCGCGATCACCGTTGCGGCGATCGTCGGCACGGCGACGAACACGGTCCTGGTGCTCGGCTTCGGCGTTCTGCGCCACTACATTCCCACGAAGGCAGCCGTCGTGGTCGCGGTGACACATGGGATTCCGGAGATCATCGTCGCGGTGATCATTTCGCTCGCGGTGCTGTTGGGTTGGAAGCGCGTGCAGCGGCCGGAGGCCCGCGCACGGGTTTAG
- a CDS encoding amidase has protein sequence MSGLAERLESREVSAAAVTEAALEQFERWRALNAFITVTADLARAQAEQAAREIASGRYRGPLHGVPVSLKDLIDTRGIRTTCGSRVRADHVPARDATVTVRLRDAGAVLLGKAALHEFAFGITNNNAYFGPTRNPWGLDRIPGGSSGGGGAAVAAGLGAASIGTDTGGSIRIPAALCGVVGLKPSYGRVSTYGVFPLSWSLDHPGPLTRTVEDAAIVLQAIAGPDPHDRTTLGQPAPDFRAAVRRDVRRLRIGVFDDSYHRQVEPGVAVAFEAALDVLRGLGLRVEPVALPHMAETFAAQLAIIQAESASVHERWLRERPGDYGPETLERLRPGLFVTAAQYLRAQKLRALAFDEYAELFRSIDALVLPSVPAVAPRIGQDTIDLAGEVLETRAVITRFSRLFNFVGAPALSVPCGFGAHGLPVGLQIAGRPMDEETVIAIGAAYERATPWHTRRPPEPE, from the coding sequence ATCTCCGGGCTCGCGGAGCGGCTCGAGTCTCGCGAGGTCTCGGCGGCGGCCGTCACCGAGGCCGCGCTCGAGCAGTTCGAGCGGTGGCGCGCGCTTAACGCCTTCATCACGGTGACGGCGGACCTGGCCCGCGCGCAGGCGGAGCAGGCCGCCCGCGAGATCGCGTCGGGCCGCTACCGCGGCCCGCTGCACGGCGTGCCCGTCTCCCTCAAGGACCTCATCGACACCCGCGGCATCCGCACCACGTGCGGATCGCGGGTGCGGGCCGACCACGTGCCGGCGCGCGACGCGACCGTCACGGTCAGGCTGCGCGACGCCGGGGCGGTGCTGCTCGGCAAGGCGGCGCTGCACGAATTCGCCTTCGGCATCACCAACAACAACGCGTATTTCGGGCCGACCCGCAATCCCTGGGGGCTCGACCGGATCCCCGGGGGCTCGAGCGGGGGCGGCGGCGCCGCGGTGGCGGCGGGGCTCGGGGCAGCGTCGATCGGTACGGACACCGGCGGCAGCATCCGCATTCCGGCCGCGCTGTGCGGCGTCGTCGGCCTCAAGCCGTCGTACGGGCGCGTCAGTACCTATGGCGTGTTCCCGCTCTCGTGGTCTCTCGACCATCCCGGTCCGCTGACCCGGACCGTCGAAGACGCGGCGATCGTGCTCCAGGCGATCGCCGGGCCGGACCCGCACGACCGGACGACGCTCGGGCAGCCCGCGCCGGATTTTCGCGCGGCCGTCCGCCGCGACGTGCGCCGACTGCGCATCGGCGTCTTCGACGACTCGTACCACCGGCAGGTCGAGCCGGGCGTGGCCGTCGCGTTCGAGGCGGCGCTCGACGTTCTGCGCGGGCTGGGGCTGCGCGTGGAGCCCGTGGCCCTGCCGCACATGGCGGAGACGTTCGCGGCGCAACTCGCGATCATCCAGGCCGAGTCGGCCAGCGTCCACGAGCGCTGGCTGCGGGAGCGTCCGGGGGACTACGGACCGGAGACCCTCGAGCGGCTTCGCCCCGGGCTGTTCGTGACCGCCGCGCAGTACCTGCGGGCCCAGAAGCTCCGCGCGCTGGCGTTCGACGAGTACGCGGAACTGTTCCGAAGCATCGACGCGCTCGTCCTGCCAAGCGTGCCCGCGGTCGCCCCGCGCATCGGTCAGGACACGATCGATCTCGCGGGTGAGGTCCTGGAAACTCGAGCGGTGATCACGCGCTTCAGCCGTCTCTTCAATTTCGTCGGAGCGCCGGCGCTCTCGGTACCGTGCGGATTCGGCGCGCACGGTCTGCCGGTCGGGCTGCAGATCGCGGGCCGGCCGATGGACGAAGAGACCGTGATCGCGATCGGCGCCGCTTACGAGCGGGCGACGCCGTGGCACACCCGCCGGCCGCCCGAACCCGAGTAG
- a CDS encoding QueT transporter family protein: MAEGAVIAAAYAALTIYLAPVAYGPYQLRLSEILKPLVIWEPHLIPAFVVGNFLGNLTSPFAGPWEFVWMPFANLVGGWAAWRLGRVNAYLGATAYAVIIAAAVSVMLSFILQASPRVLFPPLVISEILLIVLGVPVMQPVHAALRKVLKSPTR, translated from the coding sequence GTGGCCGAAGGCGCCGTCATCGCCGCGGCCTACGCCGCGCTGACGATCTACCTCGCGCCGGTCGCCTACGGACCATACCAGCTGCGGCTCTCGGAGATTCTGAAGCCCCTGGTGATCTGGGAGCCTCATCTCATTCCCGCGTTCGTCGTCGGGAACTTCCTCGGCAACCTCACGAGCCCGTTCGCCGGTCCGTGGGAGTTCGTCTGGATGCCGTTTGCGAACCTCGTCGGCGGATGGGCCGCATGGCGGCTCGGCCGCGTGAACGCCTACCTCGGCGCGACGGCGTACGCCGTCATCATCGCGGCGGCCGTATCGGTGATGCTGTCCTTCATTTTGCAGGCGTCGCCGCGGGTGCTGTTCCCGCCCCTCGTGATCAGCGAGATCCTGCTGATCGTCCTCGGTGTGCCGGTGATGCAGCCGGTGCACGCGGCGCTGCGAAAGGTCCTCAAGAGTCCGACGCGCTGA
- the queF gene encoding preQ(1) synthase, whose protein sequence is MRADVLETFPYEYAGSPAVVEIDTDEFTAVCPWSGLPDFGRLVVRYLPKARVLELRSLKHYLLSYRSVGIFQEHAANRILEDLVRSSDPSWMELELDYRVRGGVHTVVRTRWPRPATPAS, encoded by the coding sequence GTGCGGGCCGACGTCTTGGAGACGTTCCCGTATGAGTACGCCGGATCGCCGGCCGTGGTCGAGATCGACACCGATGAATTCACCGCGGTCTGCCCGTGGTCCGGCCTGCCGGACTTCGGCCGTCTGGTGGTCCGCTATCTGCCGAAGGCGCGCGTGTTGGAGCTGCGCTCGCTGAAGCACTATCTCTTATCCTACCGCAGCGTCGGCATCTTCCAGGAGCACGCCGCCAACCGCATCCTCGAGGACTTGGTGCGCTCGTCCGACCCGAGCTGGATGGAGCTCGAACTCGACTACCGCGTCCGCGGCGGCGTGCACACCGTCGTCCGCACGCGGTGGCCCCGACCGGCGACCCCGGCATCGTGA
- a CDS encoding DEAD/DEAH box helicase produces MAIETHASTNGFGGLADPRIQRALQELGWATPTPIQSRVIPSLAIGRDLVAQADPAPRTTAAFGIPMLQRLDPRSKAVQGLVLAPNRDAVRQITGDLGRLGAHTRLRIVAISTGEPLARQITRLREKPHIVVGTPNRVLEHLGKATLTLRSVHMLVLDDADRMLKMGLRTDVEQILVRTPSTRQTALFSSTLPEPIRAMVSRYLRNPIWVTDAPVQSLNSGHRA; encoded by the coding sequence ATGGCCATCGAAACACATGCAAGTACGAACGGATTCGGCGGTCTGGCCGATCCTCGCATCCAGCGTGCGCTGCAGGAGCTCGGTTGGGCGACTCCCACGCCGATTCAGTCGCGCGTGATCCCGTCGCTCGCCATCGGCCGCGATCTTGTCGCGCAGGCCGATCCCGCGCCGCGCACCACGGCGGCGTTCGGCATCCCGATGCTGCAGCGGCTCGATCCGCGCAGCAAAGCGGTGCAGGGTCTCGTCCTCGCGCCCAACCGCGATGCGGTGCGGCAAATCACGGGCGACCTCGGGCGGCTTGGGGCGCACACGCGGCTGCGCATCGTCGCGATTTCGACCGGCGAACCGCTGGCCCGGCAGATCACGCGGCTGCGCGAGAAGCCGCATATCGTCGTCGGCACGCCGAACCGCGTGCTCGAGCACCTCGGCAAGGCGACGCTGACGCTCCGCAGCGTGCACATGCTTGTCCTCGACGACGCCGACCGCATGCTGAAGATGGGGCTGCGGACGGACGTGGAGCAGATTCTCGTGCGCACTCCGTCGACGCGCCAGACGGCGCTGTTCTCGTCGACGTTGCCCGAGCCGATCCGCGCGATGGTGAGCCGGTATCTCCGCAACCCGATCTGGGTCACCGACGCGCCGGTGCAGTCGCTCAATTCCGGCCACCGCGCCTGA
- a CDS encoding methyltransferase domain-containing protein, translated as MSRVADDSSPEEDRFGFWRFARHDFFTDVNRWLVDRVAALGPRIVDLACGPGAITELLLARMREHTRGIIYAVDPSIAELDRARRRIASSVVRFVHGSAENLSRLVPQVDVVVFCNAIHLIADKERVAREIRAVLGPGGVLAFNTTYFKGCYVPGTERFWRSWVVRAARLVQESGIAVAHTHEGRAAAMRWRTPEEYAQLLSGAGFVAPSWELQKVEMSPESLEDIGQFSMFIEGALPGVPLEAGADALKRTVRAAIEDARLSGTVPRYWLQFITHAPA; from the coding sequence ATGTCCCGCGTCGCGGACGACTCTTCGCCTGAAGAAGACCGGTTCGGCTTCTGGCGATTCGCGCGCCACGACTTCTTCACGGACGTCAACCGGTGGCTCGTCGACCGCGTCGCCGCGCTCGGCCCCAGAATCGTGGATCTCGCGTGCGGACCGGGCGCGATCACGGAGCTGCTGCTCGCGCGGATGCGCGAGCACACGCGCGGCATCATCTACGCGGTCGACCCTTCGATCGCCGAGCTCGACCGCGCGCGGCGCCGGATCGCGTCGAGCGTCGTGCGCTTCGTTCACGGCAGCGCCGAAAACCTCAGCCGGCTCGTCCCGCAGGTCGATGTCGTCGTGTTCTGCAACGCCATTCACCTGATCGCCGACAAGGAGCGCGTCGCGCGGGAGATCCGCGCGGTCCTCGGGCCCGGCGGCGTGCTCGCGTTCAATACGACCTACTTCAAGGGATGCTACGTCCCGGGCACCGAGCGCTTCTGGCGTTCGTGGGTCGTGCGGGCCGCCCGCCTCGTTCAGGAATCGGGCATCGCGGTGGCGCACACGCACGAGGGACGGGCCGCGGCGATGCGGTGGCGCACACCCGAGGAGTACGCGCAGCTGTTGTCCGGCGCCGGGTTTGTGGCCCCGTCCTGGGAGCTTCAGAAGGTCGAGATGTCGCCGGAGAGCCTCGAAGACATCGGACAGTTTTCGATGTTCATCGAAGGGGCGCTCCCCGGCGTGCCGCTCGAGGCCGGGGCGGACGCGCTCAAGCGCACCGTGCGGGCGGCGATCGAAGATGCCCGCCTATCCGGCACGGTGCCGCGGTACTGGCTGCAGTTCATCACGCACGCGCCCGCGTAG